A genomic region of Candidatus Margulisiibacteriota bacterium contains the following coding sequences:
- a CDS encoding HU family DNA-binding protein: protein MNKKVLIDKITERVDMTKKDVAYFIDVCFDEIIEALKKEKNVNLVGFGSFEVRHRAAREGRSPIDHSKITIPSSNYVGFKSGSALKKAIRGK from the coding sequence ATGAATAAAAAAGTTTTAATTGATAAGATAACTGAGCGAGTAGACATGACAAAAAAAGATGTCGCTTATTTTATTGATGTTTGTTTTGATGAAATCATAGAAGCTTTAAAAAAAGAAAAAAATGTTAATTTGGTAGGCTTTGGTTCTTTTGAAGTTAGGCATCGAGCAGCCAGAGAAGGACGAAGTCCTATTGATCATAGCAAAATAACTATTCCTTCCAGTAATTATGTTGGGTTTAAGTCTGGAAGTGCTTTAAAGAAAGCCATTAGAGGCAAATAA
- a CDS encoding ATPase, T2SS/T4P/T4SS family: protein MNTNLEDLHSLFEVLPVFMATLIKEKCSLANIDEIVIDYGRNIEVREEKATYKFDHIATLADIDFIVEKLGSFSLDNRAGLNMTLHRISAIRNRQDRIIGLTIRVGRAIYGSAVVISDLLETNKSILLLGPPGSGKTTKLRESARLLAEKGKRVVVVDTSNEIAGEGDIPHPGIGGARRMQVKDVDMQHKVMIEAVENHMPEVIIIDEIGTEEEAKAARTIAERGVQLIATAHGQTMTNLIKNPTLSDLVGGIESATLGDEEAKRRGTQKTVLERVANPTFDIIVEIKDREHLICYKDVASVVDSILRSKPISSETRTIKDDGTLSVGIEEELPIDFDDVHLDEKTVKFFIFSINRANFELALDSLGLPGIIVNKPEDADIILTTKSSLKRSSSIEKYGRIHKVQVYPVKSSTFPQLTKFLRFYFRLEESSETEDAEDIVFSAIKKYKKTSIPIELPVANSYIRRFQHQLIFAQGFISQSIGKEPNRRVKIYGKKDL from the coding sequence ATGAATACAAATCTTGAGGATTTACATTCTTTATTTGAAGTTTTACCTGTCTTTATGGCTACGCTTATTAAAGAGAAGTGTTCACTTGCAAATATTGACGAGATTGTTATAGATTATGGTCGGAATATAGAGGTACGCGAAGAAAAGGCTACTTATAAATTTGACCATATTGCTACTCTTGCTGATATAGATTTTATTGTTGAGAAGTTAGGTTCTTTTTCTTTAGATAATAGAGCAGGGCTCAATATGACTTTGCATCGGATTTCTGCTATCAGAAATCGACAAGATAGGATTATTGGTTTAACGATAAGGGTTGGTCGTGCTATTTATGGATCTGCTGTTGTAATCTCTGATTTATTAGAGACCAATAAGTCAATCTTATTGCTTGGTCCACCAGGAAGTGGCAAAACCACTAAGCTAAGGGAGTCAGCTAGGCTTTTGGCAGAAAAAGGCAAGAGGGTAGTCGTTGTTGATACTTCTAATGAGATTGCCGGTGAAGGAGATATTCCCCATCCAGGCATAGGTGGAGCGAGGCGAATGCAGGTTAAGGATGTTGATATGCAACATAAAGTAATGATCGAAGCAGTTGAGAACCATATGCCAGAGGTAATAATTATCGATGAGATAGGAACAGAGGAAGAGGCTAAAGCGGCTAGAACTATTGCAGAAAGGGGCGTTCAGTTGATTGCTACTGCCCATGGACAAACAATGACTAATTTAATAAAAAATCCTACGTTGTCTGATTTAGTTGGTGGTATTGAGTCTGCTACGTTGGGTGACGAAGAAGCTAAAAGAAGGGGGACGCAAAAAACTGTTTTAGAAAGAGTAGCTAATCCTACTTTTGATATAATTGTTGAAATAAAGGACAGAGAACATTTGATTTGCTACAAGGATGTAGCTTCGGTGGTGGACTCAATTTTAAGATCAAAACCTATTTCTTCGGAAACGAGAACTATCAAGGATGATGGCACTTTGTCTGTTGGGATTGAAGAGGAATTGCCTATAGATTTTGATGATGTACATCTTGATGAAAAGACGGTTAAGTTCTTTATTTTTTCTATTAACAGAGCAAATTTTGAGCTGGCATTAGATTCTTTGGGTTTACCGGGCATTATTGTGAATAAGCCTGAAGACGCAGATATAATTTTGACTACAAAGTCAAGTTTAAAGAGGAGTTCTTCCATTGAAAAATATGGGAGAATCCATAAAGTACAAGTGTATCCTGTGAAGTCTTCTACATTTCCACAATTGACAAAATTTCTAAGGTTTTATTTTAGATTAGAAGAGTCTTCTGAAACTGAAGATGCCGAAGACATAGTTTTTTCAGCTATAAAAAAATATAAAAAAACCTCAATACCCATCGAACTACCCGTTGCTAATTCTTACATTAGAAGATTCCAGCATCAATTAATTTTTGCACAGGGATTTATTAGTCAGAGTATTGGAAAAGAACCAAATAGGAGAGTGAAAATATATGGAAAAAAAGATTTGTAA
- the tmk gene encoding dTMP kinase encodes MEKKICNRHFITFEGPEGGGKSTQINKLAEYLESKGHTVIVTREPGGTKLGGELRGMILNPYNTVIGDRTELLLFQADRAQHIKEIIIPALEKGFFVLCDRFTDSTIAYQVGGRGFPRETINYLNEFSAYGLTPELTILLDVDYAVGIKRATKIATDRFENESAVFHSIIRAKYLEIQKAEPERVKLINTTQNSVEVITEQIIKVVNDKYGF; translated from the coding sequence ATGGAAAAAAAGATTTGTAACAGACATTTTATAACCTTTGAAGGACCAGAAGGTGGAGGAAAATCAACGCAGATTAATAAATTGGCGGAATACCTGGAAAGCAAAGGGCATACAGTTATTGTAACAAGAGAACCTGGTGGAACAAAGCTGGGTGGTGAGCTTAGAGGGATGATTCTAAATCCTTATAATACAGTAATTGGTGATAGAACGGAGTTGTTATTGTTCCAAGCTGATAGAGCTCAGCACATTAAAGAAATTATCATTCCAGCCTTAGAGAAGGGTTTTTTCGTTTTATGTGATCGTTTCACTGATTCTACAATCGCCTATCAGGTTGGAGGGCGAGGTTTTCCAAGAGAAACAATTAATTATTTAAACGAATTTTCTGCTTATGGCTTAACACCAGAACTAACAATTTTATTGGATGTTGATTATGCAGTGGGGATTAAACGTGCTACTAAAATTGCTACAGATAGATTTGAAAATGAAAGCGCTGTTTTCCATTCGATCATTAGAGCAAAATATTTAGAAATACAGAAGGCTGAGCCTGAGAGAGTTAAACTTATAAATACAACTCAAAATTCAGTAGAAGTTATTACAGAACAAATAATTAAGGTGGTAAACGATAAATATGGTTTCTAA
- the ricT gene encoding regulatory iron-sulfur-containing complex subunit RicT — protein sequence MNSILDKQEDSRNQPNKKSEGTLYFGVKFRFFDKVYPIQKIQIPVILNQQVVVETNRGHEFGEIALRKELPNMKQFAGEIVVKRIVRIATLEDVEAYNKLKDEETEAFIQCIKKKHQHNLSVKFFKVEKIFDGHRYIFYYKREEHDNKKDKQNKVKRNNFQPFTLDLSQHLNAKVELREVGSRGEAKLFGGVGDCGKTLCCVDWNKGSAVTVKMAKEQGLSINIPKLSGCCGRLKCCLSYELDNYQDGDFIHG from the coding sequence ATGAATAGTATATTAGACAAGCAAGAAGATAGCAGAAATCAGCCAAACAAAAAAAGTGAAGGAACTCTTTATTTTGGAGTTAAGTTTAGGTTTTTTGATAAAGTTTATCCTATTCAGAAAATACAGATTCCTGTTATTTTGAATCAACAAGTTGTTGTTGAGACGAATAGAGGTCATGAGTTTGGAGAAATCGCTTTAAGAAAAGAATTACCAAACATGAAACAATTTGCTGGTGAGATTGTTGTTAAAAGAATAGTAAGAATCGCGACACTAGAAGATGTAGAAGCATATAATAAACTAAAAGACGAAGAAACTGAGGCTTTTATTCAATGTATTAAAAAAAAGCACCAACATAATTTAAGTGTTAAGTTTTTCAAAGTTGAGAAAATATTTGATGGGCATAGATATATTTTTTATTATAAAAGGGAAGAACATGATAATAAAAAAGACAAACAAAATAAGGTAAAGAGAAATAACTTTCAGCCTTTTACCTTAGATTTATCTCAGCATCTTAATGCAAAAGTGGAACTACGAGAAGTTGGTAGCCGTGGAGAAGCAAAATTGTTTGGTGGTGTAGGTGATTGTGGTAAGACATTATGTTGTGTTGATTGGAATAAAGGATCAGCAGTGACAGTAAAAATGGCTAAAGAGCAAGGTTTATCTATTAATATTCCAAAATTGTCTGGATGTTGTGGTCGTTTGAAATGTTGTTTGTCTTATGAATTGGATAATTATCAGGATGGTGACTTTATCCATGGATAA
- a CDS encoding HIT family protein produces MDNCLFCNIVNGKIPSNFIYTSSNVVAFMDINPVAPFHCLVVPKEHYSSMMSLDPGVMAEVTSAIQIIAMENQLDVDGFRVVNNCGKYGQQTVEHVHFHLIGKRQFAWPPG; encoded by the coding sequence ATGGATAATTGTCTTTTTTGTAATATAGTTAACGGCAAAATTCCTTCAAATTTTATTTATACGAGCAGTAATGTTGTTGCCTTTATGGATATTAATCCAGTAGCGCCCTTTCATTGTTTAGTTGTTCCAAAAGAACATTACTCTTCCATGATGTCTCTGGATCCAGGAGTGATGGCAGAGGTGACAAGTGCAATTCAAATTATAGCCATGGAAAACCAATTAGACGTTGATGGATTTAGAGTTGTTAATAATTGTGGTAAATACGGACAACAAACAGTTGAGCATGTTCATTTTCATTTAATAGGAAAAAGACAGTTTGCCTGGCCACCTGGATAA